In a genomic window of Virgibacillus sp. SK37:
- a CDS encoding septum formation initiator family protein, with protein sequence MSAREKTVTRLDSNYMQQYDVYIERQKRKKQRLIRRLVLFSLIALLAIGSLASYHFNQRELRAEKMEEYEQLQDELATLKKEEKNMKEEITLLNDEEYVLEIARTNYFFSKEGELIFNIPQEKPSY encoded by the coding sequence TTGTCAGCGAGAGAAAAAACAGTTACAAGACTGGATTCGAATTACATGCAGCAATATGATGTGTACATAGAGAGACAAAAGAGAAAAAAACAACGTTTGATTCGTCGTCTTGTGTTATTTTCTTTAATAGCTCTCTTGGCTATCGGAAGCTTAGCATCCTATCATTTTAATCAACGGGAACTCCGTGCGGAAAAAATGGAGGAATACGAACAGCTGCAGGATGAATTAGCCACATTAAAGAAAGAAGAAAAGAATATGAAAGAGGAAATCACCTTGCTTAATGATGAAGAGTATGTCTTGGAAATTGCAAGGACAAACTATTTCTTCTCCAAAGAAGGGGAATTAATCTTTAATATTCCTCAAGAAAAGCCGTCATATTGA
- the yabQ gene encoding spore cortex biosynthesis protein YabQ translates to MTLDTQFMTMFAMVLSGLYLGIALETFYRFKPFWKKNVFLSYLMEVLFWTSQTVILFYVLFRVNGGELRFYIIAACVLGFAIYQVLVAKLYKKLLEYIIRVIAAIYHFFERLIQLLLINPIKWMISIVIALVLWLIHLIGIILLFCLKVVFFPIRGLLRLIYSILPKKIQSFLLNIAGFCSTMKNITTKWIHFIWSKRR, encoded by the coding sequence ATGACATTAGATACACAATTTATGACCATGTTCGCTATGGTTTTAAGTGGCCTCTATCTGGGTATAGCTCTAGAAACCTTCTATCGGTTCAAGCCATTCTGGAAGAAGAACGTATTTCTATCCTATCTCATGGAGGTCCTTTTTTGGACTTCTCAAACTGTCATCCTATTTTATGTGCTCTTTCGGGTTAATGGTGGGGAGCTACGATTTTACATTATTGCTGCATGTGTGCTTGGTTTTGCTATTTATCAGGTTCTTGTCGCTAAACTATATAAGAAATTGTTGGAATATATTATACGAGTAATTGCTGCTATTTATCACTTTTTTGAAAGGCTTATCCAGCTGCTCCTCATTAATCCAATAAAGTGGATGATAAGCATAGTGATTGCTTTAGTGCTTTGGCTTATTCATCTGATAGGCATCATTCTTCTTTTTTGTCTTAAAGTAGTGTTTTTCCCAATTAGGGGCTTGTTAAGATTGATATACTCCATTTTACCGAAAAAGATTCAAAGTTTTTTACTCAACATAGCAGGATTTTGTAGTACAATGAAGAATATAACAACTAAATGGATACATTTTATATGGTCAAAGAGGAGGTAA
- a CDS encoding S1 domain-containing RNA-binding protein has translation MSIEVGSKLQGKVTGITNFGAFVELEEGKTGLVHISEVADNYVKDINEHLSVGEEVKVKVINVEKDGKIGLSIKKAKDKPKRPQRDPRERTESFESKMNRFLKDSEDRLASLKKHTESKRGGRGAKRG, from the coding sequence ATGTCAATCGAAGTAGGCAGCAAGCTGCAGGGAAAGGTAACTGGTATCACTAATTTTGGAGCGTTTGTGGAGCTTGAGGAAGGTAAAACGGGCTTAGTTCACATTAGTGAAGTTGCCGACAACTATGTGAAAGACATTAATGAACACCTTAGTGTTGGTGAAGAAGTGAAGGTTAAAGTTATTAATGTTGAAAAGGATGGTAAGATTGGTCTGTCTATTAAAAAAGCAAAAGACAAACCAAAACGTCCACAGCGTGATCCACGTGAGCGTACGGAATCATTTGAATCCAAAATGAACCGTTTCCTCAAAGATTCAGAAGACCGTTTGGCCTCTTTAAAGAAGCACACGGAATCCAAACGCGGGGGTCGAGGTGCTAAAAGAGGATAG
- the yabP gene encoding sporulation protein YabP, protein MNYYENKPTTTDTRVQTDHYVKMNNRRNLEITGVKEVDSFDNEEFLLETVMGYLIIRGQNLQLKNLDVGEGNVTIKGKVYELSYVDEQQEKAKGFFSKLFR, encoded by the coding sequence ATGAACTATTATGAAAATAAACCAACGACAACAGATACACGTGTGCAAACAGATCATTATGTAAAAATGAATAACCGAAGAAATCTGGAAATAACAGGTGTAAAGGAAGTCGACAGTTTTGATAATGAAGAATTTCTACTGGAAACGGTAATGGGTTACTTAATTATACGTGGACAAAATCTTCAATTAAAAAACCTCGATGTTGGAGAGGGAAATGTAACTATTAAAGGAAAAGTGTACGAGCTATCTTATGTGGACGAGCAGCAGGAGAAAGCTAAAGGATTCTTTAGCAAGCTCTTCAGATGA
- the htpG gene encoding molecular chaperone HtpG, which yields MVKKQFQAESKRLLEMMINSIYSQKEVFLRELISNSSDAIDKIYYKALTDDSLDFDMGNYYIKISADKENRLLKIKDTGIGMTKEELENNLGVIAQSGSLAFKKENETKDGHDIIGQFGVGFYAAFMVAEEVKVISRALGNEEAYVWESKGADGYTIETANKEDVGTEIILKIMENTEDENYDEYLEEYRLKQIIKKYSDFIRYPIKMDITKKEPKEEGSEDYTEYTEEETINSMVPIWKKNKSELTDEDYENFYQEKRYGFDKPLKHIHIHVDGTIRYNSILYIPETTPYNYYTAEYEKGLELYSNGVLIMEKCAELLPDYFSFVKGLVDSEDLSLNISREMLQHDRQLKLISKNITKKIKQQLLQLLREDREGYEKFFESFGRQLKYGVYSDFGANKDTLQDLLLFYSSKEKKLVSLDEYASRMPEDQKYIYYATGESIDRIDKLPQTELVADKGYEILYFTDEVDEFAIKMLMQYKEKEFRSVSSGDLGLDMTEENNKAEEEAASNKDLFTEMKKQLEGKVKDVKVSNRLKSHPVCLSTDGEISVEMEKVLSAMPNNQQIKAEKVLEINPDHEVYHSLKTAYESDKEKFALYTNLLYNQALLIEGLPVGDPVEFTNDICKVMV from the coding sequence ATGGTTAAAAAGCAGTTTCAGGCAGAATCAAAAAGATTATTGGAAATGATGATTAACTCAATTTACTCACAAAAAGAAGTATTTCTACGAGAATTGATATCCAACTCCAGTGATGCTATTGACAAAATATACTACAAGGCACTTACAGATGATTCCCTGGACTTTGATATGGGCAATTACTACATAAAAATAAGTGCTGATAAAGAAAATCGCTTGTTGAAAATCAAGGATACAGGGATAGGAATGACCAAAGAGGAATTGGAAAACAATCTTGGGGTCATCGCTCAAAGTGGATCATTAGCATTTAAAAAAGAAAATGAAACAAAAGATGGACATGATATTATCGGCCAATTCGGGGTAGGCTTCTATGCTGCATTCATGGTTGCAGAAGAAGTAAAAGTCATTAGCCGTGCACTTGGTAATGAGGAAGCTTATGTATGGGAATCCAAAGGTGCTGACGGATATACAATAGAAACAGCCAATAAAGAGGATGTTGGCACAGAAATTATCCTTAAGATCATGGAAAATACCGAAGATGAAAACTATGATGAATATCTTGAAGAATACCGTTTGAAGCAAATTATTAAGAAATACTCTGACTTCATTCGGTACCCAATTAAGATGGATATTACAAAAAAGGAACCAAAAGAAGAAGGTAGCGAAGATTACACAGAGTATACAGAAGAAGAAACAATAAACAGCATGGTGCCGATCTGGAAAAAGAATAAGAGTGAATTAACAGATGAAGACTATGAGAACTTTTATCAGGAAAAAAGGTATGGCTTTGATAAGCCACTAAAACATATCCATATCCATGTTGATGGAACCATTCGTTATAATTCTATTTTATACATTCCGGAAACTACACCATATAACTATTACACAGCTGAATATGAAAAAGGCCTGGAATTGTATTCAAATGGTGTGTTGATTATGGAGAAGTGTGCTGAGCTCTTGCCAGATTATTTTAGCTTTGTGAAGGGATTGGTCGACTCGGAAGACTTATCCTTAAATATTTCACGGGAAATGCTACAGCATGATCGTCAATTAAAATTAATCTCAAAGAATATAACAAAGAAAATTAAACAACAGCTTTTACAGCTGTTAAGAGAAGATCGGGAAGGGTATGAGAAATTCTTTGAGTCATTTGGACGCCAATTAAAATATGGTGTGTACAGCGACTTCGGTGCGAACAAAGATACCCTACAGGATTTGCTGCTTTTCTATTCTTCAAAGGAAAAGAAATTAGTATCACTTGATGAGTATGCATCGAGAATGCCAGAGGATCAAAAATATATTTATTATGCAACAGGCGAATCCATTGATCGGATTGATAAACTACCTCAAACAGAACTAGTTGCAGATAAAGGATATGAAATTCTCTACTTTACCGATGAAGTAGATGAATTTGCTATAAAGATGCTCATGCAATACAAGGAGAAGGAATTCCGCTCTGTATCCAGTGGAGACCTTGGCTTAGATATGACAGAGGAAAATAATAAAGCTGAGGAAGAAGCAGCCTCCAACAAAGATTTGTTCACAGAAATGAAAAAGCAGCTAGAAGGCAAGGTAAAGGATGTAAAGGTCTCTAATCGACTCAAATCACATCCTGTCTGCTTATCAACAGATGGAGAGATCTCTGTGGAAATGGAAAAAGTACTTAGCGCAATGCCTAACAATCAACAAATAAAGGCAGAGAAGGTACTGGAAATCAACCCAGATCACGAAGTCTATCACTCACTAAAGACAGCTTACGAAAGCGATAAAGAAAAATTTGCGTTATATACAAATTTACTTTACAATCAGGCATTACTTATTGAAGGTCTCCCAGTTGGAGATCCAGTAGAATTTACAAATGACATATGTAAAGTGATGGTTTAA
- a CDS encoding RNA-binding S4 domain-containing protein, translated as MRLDKFLKISRLIKRRTLAKEVADQGRITINGNQAKASSTVAVGDELMIKFGQKLVTIEVTALRENVKKDEAETLYKVIKEEKKDE; from the coding sequence ATGAGATTAGATAAGTTTTTAAAGATTTCCAGACTAATTAAACGTCGTACACTGGCGAAGGAAGTAGCAGATCAAGGCAGAATTACCATTAATGGGAATCAGGCAAAAGCTTCTTCGACTGTTGCAGTGGGTGATGAGCTAATGATTAAATTCGGTCAGAAATTGGTTACCATTGAAGTAACAGCTCTTCGCGAAAATGTAAAAAAGGATGAAGCTGAGACTTTGTATAAGGTAATAAAAGAGGAAAAAAAGGACGAATAA